DNA sequence from the Burkholderia pyrrocinia genome:
TTATCCGCCTCACTTTCTCTCGCGATTCATCGAAATATAAACACCACTAATACAACCACCACGGTCAATAGAAAAAACCACCCTGGCGTCTATATCCTTCCTTTCATACATGTACGCCCACCACGTCCGATGAGAAACCGGATATTTTTCAACATCACCGAATACTTCGAGCAGATCGTATGGCGTGATACATATCGCCCCAGCATCAATCGGGAGCGATAATCCTGCTCTATAAAACTCCCCCTTCACAGGCCAGAATATTCCATAATCAAAACCCCTTTTCTTCTCGTATTCTTTAGAGGATGCTATGCGTTTCACATCAACCCCATACCCCTCAATCGATCCATTCCTATCGCGAACTGGTTCCCTCAGGTCAACTTTGTAGTCAATCCTTAACCGCTTCGCAACAAATCCAACATTCTCAAGATCACCAGAATCCACAACGGCCTTGACATCGATCAAAAAATTCTTTGGAGATCTGACCGGGTAATCTTCCACGGAATTAATTGCACAAGCAGAGACAAAAACAGAAAGCACGGATAAAACAAAAATCTTCCTCACGACATCACCCTCACCCAACGTTGACCCTCGACGTCGATCATCCACTTCCCACTATCGGCAATAGCACATTATCTTGGTTCGCGCTTATTTTTGTATGGATACCTAATCAAAATATAAACATACGATCGACTGACAGCCCCACATCACGTCACCGAACCGCGAGATGCCATGTCGCGAAGATATAGAAAGAATTGAAAGAAAACAAGCAAACGCTTAATTTTCATACATATACGAAACAACGAAAATAATTCCGTACTTGTCTGATCCCTATCTCACGGCTTCACATCGATTGATCCATTCACCAAATCTACTGTTCAAACCTGCAACCCAATCAATTCCAGCAAAAAACAAAAAAGCCGGCACTTTGGCCGGCTTTTCCGCTAACAACAAAATAATGACGTATTGTCAGTCACTATATACACTTAGCACACAATACACGTCAACAACGCTCCCTCATCACACGTCGAACTCCCCCCCCTGCGCCAGCGGCAGCTGCCGACTGTAGTTGATCGTATTCGTCGCGCAACGCATATACGCCTTCCACGCATCCGAACCCGACTCGCGCCCGCCGCCCGTTTCCTTCTCACCGCCGAACGCGCCGCCGATCTCCGCGCCGCTCGTGCCGATGTTCACGTTGACGATCCCGCAGTCGCTGCCCGCCGCCGACATGAACTGCTCGGCCTCGCGCATGTCGTTCGTGAAGATCGCCGACGACAGGCCTTGCGGCACCGCGTTGTGCACGTCGATCGCATCTTCGAAGTTGTCGTAGACCATCAATCGCGAGTTCGACGAAGAGCGATCTGCTGTTCGAGATCCTGAAGCAGTTGCGTGCGGCGGGGATCACGCTGTCGAGCCCGCAGATGCTGGTCGTGCAGAACATGCCGACGGTGGAGAAGTAACGGACGTTGCGCGCCGGCGCGTATTCGACTCGAACAGTCTGTCCGCGCTCGATGCGAAGGCTCACGACATCGTCCCCGGACACCGCGCGTTCGTCGCCGGCCCGGGTCGGTAATTCCGATTGACGCCGACGCGCACGATTCCCGAGCGCCCCAAACACAACGGGCCGGCACCGCATCGCGGCAACCGGCCCGTTTCATCGTCAAGCGGCGCCACGCGCGCCGCGCGACATCACACGTCGAACTTCACCCCCTGCGCCAGCGGCAGTTGCCGGCTGTAGTTGATCGTATTCGTCGCGCGACGCATATAAGCCTTCCACGCATCCGAACCCGACTCGCGCCCGCCGCCCGTTTCCTTCTCGCCGCCGAACGCGCCGCCGATCTCCGCGCCGCTCGTGCCGATGTTCACGTTGACGATCCCGCAGTCGCTGCCCGCCGCCGACATGAACTGCTCGGCCTCGCGCATGTCGTTCGTGAAGATCGCCGACGACAGGCCTTGCGGCACCGCGTTGTGCACGTCGATCGCATCCTCGAAGTTGTCGTAGACCATCACGTACAGGATCGGTGCGAACGTCTCGCGCTCGACCACCGCCGATTGCTTCGGCATCCGCACGATCGCCGGACGCACGTAGTACGCATCCGCGTGACCGACGTCGACGCGCTCGCCGCCCTTCACTTCGCCGCCCTGCTCGCGTGCATCGGCCAGCGCCTTCTGCATCGCGTCGAACGATGCGCGATCGACCAGCGGGCCGACCAGCGTGCCTTCTTCGAGCGGGCTGCCGACCTTCACCGATGCATACGCCTTCTCGATGCGCGGCAGCAGTTGCTCGACGATGCTGCGATGCACGATCAAGCGGCGCAGCGTCGTGCAGCGCTGGCCGGCCGTGCCGACCGCCGCGAACGTGACCGCGCGCACGACGAGGTCGAGATCGGCGCTCGGCGCGACGATCATCCCGTTGTTGCCGCCAAGTTCGAGGATGCCGCGCGCGAGACGCTGGCTCAGCACCTTCGCGACTTCCGTGCCCATCCGCACGCTGCCCGTCGCGCTGACGACCGGCACCTTCTTCGACGCCGTCAGCACCTCGCCGACATCGCGCATGCCGAGCACCAGCTGGCTCAGCCCTTCCGGCGCGACGCCCGGATGCGTCTTCCCGAACTCGCGCAGCGCCTTCCCGAGCAGCACGTGGCAGGCGATCGCGGTAAGCGGCGTCTTCTCCGACGGTTTCCACACGACCGGGTCGCCGCACACGAACGCGAGCGCCGCATTCCACGCCCACACCGCGACCGGGAAGTTGAATGCCGAAATCACGCCGCACACGCCGATCGGGTGCCACGTTTCCATCATCCGGTGGCCCGGGCGCTCCGACGCGATCGTGAGGCCGTAAAGCTGGCGCGACAGGCCGACCGCGAAATCGCAGATGTCGATCATTTCCTGCACTTCGCCGAGGCCTTCCGACGTGATCTTGCCGGCCTCGAGCGTGACGAGGTGGCCAAGCGCGGCCTTGTGCTCGCGCAGCACATTGCCGAACACGCGCACGAGCTCGCCGCGCACCGGCGCCGGCACCGTGCGCCACTTGAGGAATGCGTCGTGCGCGGCGTCGATCTTGCGCTCGGCGTCGGCGGGCGTGTCGACGGCCAGCGTCGCGAGCGTCGCGCCGTCGAGCGGCGAACGCGCGGTCAGCGCATTGCCTTTCCACTGGGCGAGATCGATATCGAGCGCGGCAAGAATGTCGTTGAATTGCATCACTTCCTCTTCAGGGACAGATTGATCGGTGCGGCGGCAGCGCCGCCCGCGTGATTCGATTGGAGCGCGTTCGCGCGCCCTGTGCAAGCGGATGCGCAGCTCGGCAGGCCCGGTGCGCCGCACGGCGCATCGCGCTGCGCCGCCGCCGGAAAGCCCGGCCGGACGGCGCGCCCCAGCCTCGCGAGGCACGATCCATGAAACACATTGTCGGCGGCCACAAGTCGGGCCGCTATTGATATTAACTCACGACTTCATTCCCAAAACGCAACACCTCGGCGGCCCGGACCGATGCTTTTCAGTGCCGATACGGGACGTTTCCAAAGCCCGTAGCAGGGCGGCCAGACGCGTCCCAACGCGATGCAAGTTGATGACAAAGCCGCATCACCCTGTTCGGAAATATCGTTTGCCGCTCGTGCATCGGGCACACACAATCGGTGCGACGTCGAGGTGCAACGCACCCGGCGCGCCGCCGGCCGCCACTACGGCAGCCGGACGACAGACGAACGCGACACGCATCGCGGCCCGGCTCATCCGGCCCGTTCCCGCGAAGCACCACCGCTGCCCGGCCGGCAACGCGTCGCGCTTCGTCGCCGAAAAACAATCCCGGAGACAGCGCCCAGCGCCCGCCATGCATTCAGATGCCCGCCCCGATTCGCCCCGTCCGTCCGGCTCGCCGCCCGCGAAGCCGTCCCTCCACCGCGCGCTGCAGGCCCGCCATCTGCGAATGATCGCGATCGGCGGCTCGATCGGCACGGGCCTGTTCGTCGCGTCCGGCGCGTCGATCTCGCAGGCCGGCCCCGGCGGCGCGATGCTCGCGTACATGGTGATCGGCCTGATGGTCTATTTCCTGATGACGAGCCTCGGCGAAATGGCCGCGTTCATGCCCGTGTCGGGTTCGTTCGCGACCTACGGCGCGAAGTTCGTCGACGAAGGCTTCGGCTTCGCGCTCGGCTGGAACTACTGGTACAGCTGGGCCGTCACGCTGGCGGTGGAGCTCGTCGCCGCGCAGCTCGTGATGCATTACTGGTTTCCGCATGTGCCGGGCGTCTGGTGGAGCGCGCTGTTCCTCACGCTGATCTTCGCGCTCAACGCGCTGTCGGTGCGCGGCTTTGGCGAAGCCGAATACTGGTTCGCGCTGATCAAGGTGCTGACGGTGCTCGCGTTCGTCGGCGTCGGCCTGCTGATGATCTTCGGGATCATGCAGGGCGGCCCGAGCGCCGGCTGGGGCAACTTCACGATCGGCGACGCGCCGTTCGCCGGCGGCTGGGCGACGATGCTCGGCGTCGCGATGATCGCGGGCTTCTCGTTCCAGGGCACCGAAATGATCGGCGTCGCGGCCGGCGAATCGGAGAACCCGCGCACGACGATCCCGCGCGCGGTGAAGCAGATCTTCTGGCGCATCCTGCTGTTCTACGTGTTCGCGATCTTCGTGATCGGCGTGCTGATTCCCTATACCGACCCGAGCCTGTTGAAGAGCGACGTGACCGACATCGGCGTGAGCCCGTTTACGCTGGTGTTCCGCCACGCGGGCCTCGCATTCGCGGCCGGCGTGATGAACGCAGTGATCCTGACGGCCGTGCTGTCGGCCGGCAACTCGGGCATGTACGCGTCGACGCGGATGCTCTACAACCTCGCGGTCGAAGGACGCGCGCCGAAGCTGTTCGCGAAGCTGTCGCCGGGCGGCGTGCCGCGCAATGCGCTGTACGCGACGACCGTCGTCGGCGCACTGTGTTTCCTCACGTCGCTGTATGGCGACAAGACCGTCTACCTGTGGCTGCTGAACACGTCGGGCATGGCCGGCTTCATCACGTGGCTCGGCATCGCGGTCAGCCACTACCGGTTCCGCAAGGGCTTCCTCAAGCAGGGCTATCGGCTCGACCAGTTGCCGTACCGGTCGAAGTGGTTCCCGTTCGGCCCGCTGTTCGCATTCGCGCTGTGCGCAGTCGTCGCGCTCGGCCAGGATTACCAGGCGTTCCTCGCCGACAAGGTCGACTGGGCCGGCATCGCCGCGACCTACATCGGCCTGCCGTTCTTCCTCGCGATCTGGCTCGGCTACGCGCTCGTGCGCAAATGCCGCCTGGTGCGCTACGAGGACATGGAGATCGCGCCGTGGATCGAACGCAACGCGACGCCCGAAGCGGCACCGCAGGCCGAAACCGGCTACGCGGGCTACGTCGCCCGCCCGGCCAACCCGGCGCCGGGCGCCTGACGGCCCGCCTCGCGCCGGCCGCTGCCCGGTCGTGGCAGCCGGCGCCCTGCGCCCCCATTCGACGCGGCGCGCGCGTTCAGGCAAGATCGACGCGCGCCGTCCGTTTTTCCGCCGTCAAGAGTCAACGAAATCGCATGCAGAACTTCTACGAAGCCACCGTTACCCGCCAGCCCTACCCGCAACTGACCGGCCCGATCGACACGCAGGTCTGCATCGTCGGCGGCGGCCTCGCCGGCCTGTGCACGGCGCTCGGCCTCGTCGAGCGCGGCGTGCGCGACGTCGTCGTGCTCGACAGCGAACGGGTCGGCTTCGGCGCATCGGGCCGCAACGGCGGCTTCGTATTCGGCGGCTACAGCCTCGACAACGCCGACCTGCTGCGCACGCTCGGCCGCGACGAAGGGCGCCGGCTGTACCGGCTCACCGTCGATGCGGTCGACCTGATCCGCGCGCGGATCGCGCGCTACGGGATCGACTGCGACATCGTCGATGAGGGCGTGATGCTCGCGAACTGGTTCGACGATCCTTCCCGGCTCGACAGCGTGCGTACGCTGATGAAGCGTGAACTCGGCGTCGACTGGGAACCCGTGTCGACGGACGCGCTGCGCACGCGGCTGAAGACGCAGCGCTATTACGGCGGCCTGTTCGAGCCGAACGCATTCCACTTCCATCCGCTCAAGTACGTGCTCGGCGTCGCGGCGGCCGCATCGCACGGCGGCGCGCGCGTGTACGAGCGCTCGGCTGCGCTCGGCATCGCACGCGAAGGCGCCGGGTACGTCGTGCGCACGGCGCAGGGCGCGGTGCGCGCGAAGGACGTCGTGTTCGCCGGCGGCGGCTACGCGCGCGGCGTGTCGCCGCGCATCGAACGCGCGGTATTGCCGATCGCCACCTACGTGATCGCAACCGAACCGCTCGGCGCGCGGCTGCCGGACGCGATCGACGCGCCGTACGCGATCTACGACACGCGTTTCGCGTTCGACTATTACCGCCCGCTGAAGGACACGCGCATCCTGTGGGGTGGCCGGATCTCGGTGCTCGACCGCGGCCCCGACGCGATCGCTCGCCTGCTGCGGCGCGACCTGCTGCGCGTGTATCCGCAACTCGAAGACGTGAAGGTCGACTACGCGTGGGG
Encoded proteins:
- the amaB gene encoding L-piperidine-6-carboxylate dehydrogenase, translated to MQFNDILAALDIDLAQWKGNALTARSPLDGATLATLAVDTPADAERKIDAAHDAFLKWRTVPAPVRGELVRVFGNVLREHKAALGHLVTLEAGKITSEGLGEVQEMIDICDFAVGLSRQLYGLTIASERPGHRMMETWHPIGVCGVISAFNFPVAVWAWNAALAFVCGDPVVWKPSEKTPLTAIACHVLLGKALREFGKTHPGVAPEGLSQLVLGMRDVGEVLTASKKVPVVSATGSVRMGTEVAKVLSQRLARGILELGGNNGMIVAPSADLDLVVRAVTFAAVGTAGQRCTTLRRLIVHRSIVEQLLPRIEKAYASVKVGSPLEEGTLVGPLVDRASFDAMQKALADAREQGGEVKGGERVDVGHADAYYVRPAIVRMPKQSAVVERETFAPILYVMVYDNFEDAIDVHNAVPQGLSSAIFTNDMREAEQFMSAAGSDCGIVNVNIGTSGAEIGGAFGGEKETGGGRESGSDAWKAYMRRATNTINYSRQLPLAQGVKFDV
- a CDS encoding amino acid permease encodes the protein MHSDARPDSPRPSGSPPAKPSLHRALQARHLRMIAIGGSIGTGLFVASGASISQAGPGGAMLAYMVIGLMVYFLMTSLGEMAAFMPVSGSFATYGAKFVDEGFGFALGWNYWYSWAVTLAVELVAAQLVMHYWFPHVPGVWWSALFLTLIFALNALSVRGFGEAEYWFALIKVLTVLAFVGVGLLMIFGIMQGGPSAGWGNFTIGDAPFAGGWATMLGVAMIAGFSFQGTEMIGVAAGESENPRTTIPRAVKQIFWRILLFYVFAIFVIGVLIPYTDPSLLKSDVTDIGVSPFTLVFRHAGLAFAAGVMNAVILTAVLSAGNSGMYASTRMLYNLAVEGRAPKLFAKLSPGGVPRNALYATTVVGALCFLTSLYGDKTVYLWLLNTSGMAGFITWLGIAVSHYRFRKGFLKQGYRLDQLPYRSKWFPFGPLFAFALCAVVALGQDYQAFLADKVDWAGIAATYIGLPFFLAIWLGYALVRKCRLVRYEDMEIAPWIERNATPEAAPQAETGYAGYVARPANPAPGA
- a CDS encoding NAD(P)/FAD-dependent oxidoreductase, which encodes MQNFYEATVTRQPYPQLTGPIDTQVCIVGGGLAGLCTALGLVERGVRDVVVLDSERVGFGASGRNGGFVFGGYSLDNADLLRTLGRDEGRRLYRLTVDAVDLIRARIARYGIDCDIVDEGVMLANWFDDPSRLDSVRTLMKRELGVDWEPVSTDALRTRLKTQRYYGGLFEPNAFHFHPLKYVLGVAAAASHGGARVYERSAALGIAREGAGYVVRTAQGAVRAKDVVFAGGGYARGVSPRIERAVLPIATYVIATEPLGARLPDAIDAPYAIYDTRFAFDYYRPLKDTRILWGGRISVLDRGPDAIARLLRRDLLRVYPQLEDVKVDYAWGGLMSYARHKMPQIGRDADGVWHAIAFGGHGMAPTTVAGETLAAALAEGRPVPDGFAAFGLTRTFGLAGLAAAQLTYTAYQARDALASCRR